Genomic DNA from Desulfovibrio sp. JC022:
CGGAGCTGATGTTCCCGGATGGGACAACCATTGCTGACGCTCTCAAAAAGATCGATTACCGCACTGAAGGTAAGAAGATTTATCAGGATTAATTCTTGGGCCGCATCTATTCTATAGGTGCGGCCTTTTTCATTGAGGTGCTAAAAAGTTATGATGAAATTTGTTATTATTGCCGTGGCTGCCTTCATTATGTGGAAGCTTTTCAGCGGCGACCAGAAAAAAAAGCAAGATCAAGCCGGCAAGGTCCACGATAAAAAGGTCAAGACCGGCGAGATGGTCAAGGACCCGATTTGCGGAGCCTATGTTCCCAAGAATGGTGACATCCGGGTAAAGAACGGTGAAAAAGTTGAATGCTTCTGTTCTTACGAATGCCGTGACAAATACATCAAACGGCTTGAGGCTGAAAGTAACGAATAAGTTATCCTAAATATTTCTATAAACCCTTTTGACCATGTTAAGAGGGTTCTTTTTTTGTGCCCGAGAAAGGGCAGGGGAGAAGTATGAAAATCTACCTCAAAACCTGTTCACTCTATGAAGTAAAAAAAACTGTTGAATATGGTTTAATTGACGGTATCTGCCTGTTGACGGAAGAGGGTGAAGAAAAATGCGTTGCTGCGGACAATAATT
This window encodes:
- a CDS encoding transcriptional regulator, producing the protein MMKFVIIAVAAFIMWKLFSGDQKKKQDQAGKVHDKKVKTGEMVKDPICGAYVPKNGDIRVKNGEKVECFCSYECRDKYIKRLEAESNE